The Phaeodactylum tricornutum CCAP 1055/1 chromosome 6, whole genome shotgun sequence region TTTTTCCGCGTGTTTCGACCGCTAGCTAGCAAGCTTGTAGAATCTAGCACAACTTGGATGTTGTAATTTATAATGTTGCTGCTCTACGCTTCTGCGTTTCTTTTATTCCAAAAAGCCCTCCATTTGGGAGAGACGCTGGGCACTAGCCTTGCCGTCCAAAAACAGAAGAtccgcttcttccacgtCGCGCGGCGATACAATGGTCCGACCCGAGCACGAGGCCAAGATGTGTGCGGGTGTCAACAGTTGCACGGCGTACCGCAGCGACGTGCGCGTGCCAATCTCGGCCAGCTTCCCCAACGTACTCGTGTCGGCCGTGGCTACGTCCGCAGATGACAAGGGCGCTGACGCTGCATCGTCCAAGACGATGCTCTCGGTGGCGGCACGTAAACGCAAAATGTCCCTCATTTCGGGTTCACTGTATACGCGGGTAGGTACAATCAATAGTCGGTCGAGCAGATCGACCGGAATGCCGTGCGGTGCTTTGACGCCGCCACCATCTTGACCGCCACTGCCAGTCCCCCGAACGTGTGTGACGCCACGGTTTGTGGCCAAAACGACAATAGGAGATAGTCGCGATTCCAAGGAACGATTCAAAAAAGTGAAACACTCCTGATCCAGCATGTGGACTTCATCGATGAAAAGGACGCCGGGTACGAGTTCAGCCACACCGTCTTGAATGTATTTGGTCACAACCTTGTTGATTTCTGTCCGTAGCTTGTCGGTGATTTCCGTCTTTTTTGGTCGTCCAAGGCTGGCCATAAGCGAGACCACGTCTTTCCGGGAGCTATTGCCGGAGGGTTGGGCGTTGGCAAGGTCCAAATCGTGCAGAGAAACATCCTGAACCACTTGTCGTCGCTTGTGCACGTCGCCCTTGGGCAAGGGGACGTattcttcggcttccaaaTCAAACTCCGTCGCAAACGTATCGCTCCGTCCCACGCGTTTGACGGCACCCGAGTTGGATTCGATGTAAATAACGTCGCCAATAGTGACGTTTTCCTTGGCCAGCGATTCGTACATGGTGGGATCGAGTTTAAGCGTTTGTGTTCCCTTGGTTGTTTTAAGGGACAGCGTCACGTGGGCAATGGTTCGACCGTAGGTATTGGCGTGCTGCAAGGCATCctgcgtttcttccacggtCAACTCCGTGACTTCGCCTTCGTACACTTCCTTCTGTTCTCGAATGCGTAAACCGATGGCCTTGCGAAAGCTGGTCGTCAAcatttccgtctttttgaCTTCTTTACTGTAAACTTGAGACGCCACCATGGGACAAAAGGGAACCGCGGGGCCGAGTTCTTTCGCCATGGCGAGGGCTAGTGCAGTCTTTCCCGTCCCTGGCGGACCCACAAGCAAAAGCGCGCGGCCGGCGAGTTTCTGCGCTTGAATCAAATCGACCACGAGGCCACAAGCTTCGCGAGCCGGAACCTGCCCCACCAAGCCGCAATTAGCATTGACGTCGACGGTGCCGAACTCGGACAAGCCGAGACCCTTCACGTGTGTGTGCGAGGAAACGCGATCGGCAGTGGGTCCCGAAGCACCGCTGGGGGTACTGCTCGATGCGTTGGCTTGGGCCGTCGTAACGGGAGCGGTGGATTCCATACGGAAGAAAGGCGTGTCTGTGTGTGGGTGAGTCACCAACTCTTTGGGTGTTTCGTAGATTAGGTGCAGTGCTTCTGGAAGTATCTGCCATTCCCGGGAGGAAAAGAAGGGCAGGATTGTTGCTTCCTCATGGTCGTCGGTCGAACACCGAACGTGTCCTACCTACTTTCGTGGTAGCGCGACATTAATTCCCGGGACAATCGTGAATGACGGGGGAAGTACGGACTACACAATCGAAGCTCGTCCTGTTCCGCCAACAAGTTCCGAACGAAGCAGTCACGTTTGGCGAACTCACAAAGCGATCCGGGAAAATATCTTTTTGTTTGAAACAAGCAATTTCTATAAATAAATATATTTTTCTACTAGATATCACAATCGAGACACTCCCTCCATTCAAGTCGCCAGAAAACTGCGATAGGTAGTTTCCTCGAACACATGTATATCCGGAACACAACATCCATCATCGCACGAGACGATCACAAATTCGGCTCCCTCTCGGaacaacttcaacaaagGAGATTCGAAGTGATCGCCGTCCACCATGCGCCAACTTGTTGCTGCCTGCCTTCTTTGGATGGCGGGTACTTCGTACTTGGTGGATGGTCATACTCCAATGCTGCGCAAAGGTCAAGACACGGTCCCGAACCGCAATGGTGACGAGGGAGCCAAGGAAGAACACCGACACTCTCGTCACGAAGAGCAACGAAACAGAGACCTTTCGGCTTGGCAAGACTCTGTCGAACGTGATGATCATGGATTGATGCTCCGAATGTTGCAGGACGTCTGGACTCAGAGTATATTGACGACAGCGGTaacggcaacgacgacgagagcTCCGGTCGAAGAAACAGATGGTGTTGCTTCTATCGGATTTTTTAGCAAAGCTCCAACTCTTGCTCCGCTCGCTGACGGTACGACCACTCCGACACTCGCTCCGCAAAGCCAGCTAGGTGTCACCGAAATCGATTCTATGCTTCCAAGTGATTTTCCTTCATTGATTCCATCATATGGGCCTTCTGCTGTTCCTTCTGATGAGCCATCCAACATTCCGTCGGACGTCCCCTCTTTCA contains the following coding sequences:
- a CDS encoding predicted protein, with product MESTAPVTTAQANASSSTPSGASGPTADRVSSHTHVKGLGLSEFGTVDVNANCGLVGQVPAREACGLVVDLIQAQKLAGRALLLVGPPGTGKTALALAMAKELGPAVPFCPMVASQVYSKEVKKTEMLTTSFRKAIGLRIREQKEVYEGEVTELTVEETQDALQHANTYGRTIAHVTLSLKTTKGTQTLKLDPTMYESLAKENVTIGDVIYIESNSGAVKRVGRSDTFATEFDLEAEEYVPLPKGDVHKRRQVVQDVSLHDLDLANAQPSGNSSRKDVVSLMASLGRPKKTEITDKLRTEINKVVTKYIQDGVAELVPGVLFIDEVHMLDQECFTFLNRSLESRLSPIVVLATNRGVTHVRGTGSGGQDGGGVKAPHGIPVDLLDRLLIVPTRVYSEPEMRDILRLRAATESIVLDDAATLGKLAEIGTRTSLRYAVQLLTPAHILASCSGRTIVSPRDVEEADLLFLDGKASAQRLSQMEGFLE